In Piliocolobus tephrosceles isolate RC106 chromosome 5, ASM277652v3, whole genome shotgun sequence, a single genomic region encodes these proteins:
- the IL20RA gene encoding interleukin-20 receptor subunit alpha isoform X3: protein MKNVLQWNPPECLQGVKVTYTVQYFIRYGQKKWLNKSECRNINRTYCDLSAETSDYEHQYYAKVKAIWGTNCSKWAESGRFYPFLETQIGPPEVALTTAEKSISVVLTPPEKWKRNPEDLPVSMQQIYSNLKYNVSVSNTKSNRMWSQCVTNHTLVLTWLEPNTLYCVHVESFVPGPPRRAQPSEKQCARTLKDQSSEFKAKIIFWYVLPISVTVFLFSVMGYSIYRYIHVGKEKHPANLILIYGNEFDKRFFVPAEKIVINFITLNISDDSKISHQDMSLLGKSSDVSSLNDPQPSGNLKPPQEEEEVKHLGYASHLMEIFCDSEEIAEGTSFTQQESLSRTVPPDKTVIEYEYDVRTTDICAGPEEQELRLQEEVSTQGTLLESQAALAILGRQTLQYSYTPQLRDLDPLTREHTDSEEGPEEEPSTTLVDWDPQTGRLCIPSLSSFDQDSEGCEPSEGDGLGEEGLLSRLCEEPAPDKPPGENETYLMQFMEEWGLYVQMEN from the exons CAGATATGGGCAAAAGAAATGGCTGAATAAATCAGAATGCAGAAATATCAATAGAACCTACTGTGATCTTTCTGCTGAAACTTCTGACTACGAACACCAGTATTATGCCAAAGTTAAGGCCATTTGGGGAACAAACTGTTCCAAATGGGCTGAAAGTGGACGGTTCTATCCTTTTTTAGAAA CACAAATTGGCCCACCAGAGGTGGCACTGACTACAGCTGAGAAGtccatttctgttgttctaaCACCTCCAGAGAAGTGGAAGAGAAATCCAGAAGACCTTCCTGTTTCCATGCAACAAATATACTCCAATCTGAAGTATAATGTGTCTGTATCGAATACTAAATCAAATAGAATG TGGTCCCAGTGTGTGACCAACCACACGCTGGTGCTCACCTGGCTGGAGCCAAACACTCTTTACTGTGTCCACGTTGAGTCCTTCGTCCCAGGGCCCCCTCGCCGtgctcagccttctgagaagcaGTGTGCCAGGACTTTGAAAg atcaATCATCAGAGTTCAAAGCTAAAATCATCTTCTGGTATGTTCTGCCCATATCCgttactgtgtttcttttttctgtgatgGGCTATTCCATCTACCGATATATCCACGTTGGCAAAGAGAAACACCCAGCAAATTTG ATTTTGATTTATGGAAATGAATTTGACAAAAGATTCTTTGTGCCTGCTGAAAAAATCGTGATTAACTTTATCACCCTCAACATCTCGGATGATTCTAAAATTTCTCATCAGGATATGAGTTTACTGGGAAAAAGCAGTGATGTATCCAGCCTTAATGATCCTCAGCCCAGCGGGAACCTGAAGCCCcctcaggaggaagaggaggtgaaACATTTAGGGTATGCTTCGCATTTGATGGAAATTTTTTGTGATTCTGAAGAAATCGCAGAAGGTACTTCCTTCACCCAGCAAGAGTCCCTCAGCAGAACAGTACCCCCGGATAAAACAGTCATTGAATATGAATATGATGTCAGAACCACTGACATTTGTGCAGGGCCTGAAGAGCAGGAGCTCAGGTTGCAGGAGGAGGTGTCCACACAAGGAACATTATTGGAGTCACAGGCAGCGTTGGCAATCTTGGGCCGGCAAACATTACAGTACTCATACACCCCTCAGCTCCGAGACTTAGACCCCCTGACGCGGGAGCACACAGACTCAGAGGAGGGGCCAGAGGAAGAGCCATCGACAACCCTGGTCGACTGGGACCCCCAAACTGGCAGGCTGTGTATTCCTTCGCTGTCCAGCTTCGACCAGGACTCAGAGGGCTGCGAGCCTTCTGAGGGGGATGGACTCGGGGAGGAGGGTCTTCTGTCTAGGCTCTGTGAGGAGCCGGCTCCAGACAAGCCACCAGGAGAAAATGAAACCTATCTCATGCAATTCATGGAGGAATGGGGGTTGTATGTGCAGATGGAAAACTGA
- the IL20RA gene encoding interleukin-20 receptor subunit alpha isoform X5, translating into MRAPSSPALRPLLLLLLAAPWGRAAQIGPPEVALTTAEKSISVVLTPPEKWKRNPEDLPVSMQQIYSNLKYNVSVSNTKSNRMWSQCVTNHTLVLTWLEPNTLYCVHVESFVPGPPRRAQPSEKQCARTLKDQSSEFKAKIIFWYVLPISVTVFLFSVMGYSIYRYIHVGKEKHPANLILIYGNEFDKRFFVPAEKIVINFITLNISDDSKISHQDMSLLGKSSDVSSLNDPQPSGNLKPPQEEEEVKHLGYASHLMEIFCDSEEIAEGTSFTQQESLSRTVPPDKTVIEYEYDVRTTDICAGPEEQELRLQEEVSTQGTLLESQAALAILGRQTLQYSYTPQLRDLDPLTREHTDSEEGPEEEPSTTLVDWDPQTGRLCIPSLSSFDQDSEGCEPSEGDGLGEEGLLSRLCEEPAPDKPPGENETYLMQFMEEWGLYVQMEN; encoded by the exons CACAAATTGGCCCACCAGAGGTGGCACTGACTACAGCTGAGAAGtccatttctgttgttctaaCACCTCCAGAGAAGTGGAAGAGAAATCCAGAAGACCTTCCTGTTTCCATGCAACAAATATACTCCAATCTGAAGTATAATGTGTCTGTATCGAATACTAAATCAAATAGAATG TGGTCCCAGTGTGTGACCAACCACACGCTGGTGCTCACCTGGCTGGAGCCAAACACTCTTTACTGTGTCCACGTTGAGTCCTTCGTCCCAGGGCCCCCTCGCCGtgctcagccttctgagaagcaGTGTGCCAGGACTTTGAAAg atcaATCATCAGAGTTCAAAGCTAAAATCATCTTCTGGTATGTTCTGCCCATATCCgttactgtgtttcttttttctgtgatgGGCTATTCCATCTACCGATATATCCACGTTGGCAAAGAGAAACACCCAGCAAATTTG ATTTTGATTTATGGAAATGAATTTGACAAAAGATTCTTTGTGCCTGCTGAAAAAATCGTGATTAACTTTATCACCCTCAACATCTCGGATGATTCTAAAATTTCTCATCAGGATATGAGTTTACTGGGAAAAAGCAGTGATGTATCCAGCCTTAATGATCCTCAGCCCAGCGGGAACCTGAAGCCCcctcaggaggaagaggaggtgaaACATTTAGGGTATGCTTCGCATTTGATGGAAATTTTTTGTGATTCTGAAGAAATCGCAGAAGGTACTTCCTTCACCCAGCAAGAGTCCCTCAGCAGAACAGTACCCCCGGATAAAACAGTCATTGAATATGAATATGATGTCAGAACCACTGACATTTGTGCAGGGCCTGAAGAGCAGGAGCTCAGGTTGCAGGAGGAGGTGTCCACACAAGGAACATTATTGGAGTCACAGGCAGCGTTGGCAATCTTGGGCCGGCAAACATTACAGTACTCATACACCCCTCAGCTCCGAGACTTAGACCCCCTGACGCGGGAGCACACAGACTCAGAGGAGGGGCCAGAGGAAGAGCCATCGACAACCCTGGTCGACTGGGACCCCCAAACTGGCAGGCTGTGTATTCCTTCGCTGTCCAGCTTCGACCAGGACTCAGAGGGCTGCGAGCCTTCTGAGGGGGATGGACTCGGGGAGGAGGGTCTTCTGTCTAGGCTCTGTGAGGAGCCGGCTCCAGACAAGCCACCAGGAGAAAATGAAACCTATCTCATGCAATTCATGGAGGAATGGGGGTTGTATGTGCAGATGGAAAACTGA
- the IL20RA gene encoding interleukin-20 receptor subunit alpha isoform X6, which produces MSYNGIHQSVFKELKLLTLCSISSQIGPPEVALTTAEKSISVVLTPPEKWKRNPEDLPVSMQQIYSNLKYNVSVSNTKSNRMWSQCVTNHTLVLTWLEPNTLYCVHVESFVPGPPRRAQPSEKQCARTLKDQSSEFKAKIIFWYVLPISVTVFLFSVMGYSIYRYIHVGKEKHPANLILIYGNEFDKRFFVPAEKIVINFITLNISDDSKISHQDMSLLGKSSDVSSLNDPQPSGNLKPPQEEEEVKHLGYASHLMEIFCDSEEIAEGTSFTQQESLSRTVPPDKTVIEYEYDVRTTDICAGPEEQELRLQEEVSTQGTLLESQAALAILGRQTLQYSYTPQLRDLDPLTREHTDSEEGPEEEPSTTLVDWDPQTGRLCIPSLSSFDQDSEGCEPSEGDGLGEEGLLSRLCEEPAPDKPPGENETYLMQFMEEWGLYVQMEN; this is translated from the exons CACAAATTGGCCCACCAGAGGTGGCACTGACTACAGCTGAGAAGtccatttctgttgttctaaCACCTCCAGAGAAGTGGAAGAGAAATCCAGAAGACCTTCCTGTTTCCATGCAACAAATATACTCCAATCTGAAGTATAATGTGTCTGTATCGAATACTAAATCAAATAGAATG TGGTCCCAGTGTGTGACCAACCACACGCTGGTGCTCACCTGGCTGGAGCCAAACACTCTTTACTGTGTCCACGTTGAGTCCTTCGTCCCAGGGCCCCCTCGCCGtgctcagccttctgagaagcaGTGTGCCAGGACTTTGAAAg atcaATCATCAGAGTTCAAAGCTAAAATCATCTTCTGGTATGTTCTGCCCATATCCgttactgtgtttcttttttctgtgatgGGCTATTCCATCTACCGATATATCCACGTTGGCAAAGAGAAACACCCAGCAAATTTG ATTTTGATTTATGGAAATGAATTTGACAAAAGATTCTTTGTGCCTGCTGAAAAAATCGTGATTAACTTTATCACCCTCAACATCTCGGATGATTCTAAAATTTCTCATCAGGATATGAGTTTACTGGGAAAAAGCAGTGATGTATCCAGCCTTAATGATCCTCAGCCCAGCGGGAACCTGAAGCCCcctcaggaggaagaggaggtgaaACATTTAGGGTATGCTTCGCATTTGATGGAAATTTTTTGTGATTCTGAAGAAATCGCAGAAGGTACTTCCTTCACCCAGCAAGAGTCCCTCAGCAGAACAGTACCCCCGGATAAAACAGTCATTGAATATGAATATGATGTCAGAACCACTGACATTTGTGCAGGGCCTGAAGAGCAGGAGCTCAGGTTGCAGGAGGAGGTGTCCACACAAGGAACATTATTGGAGTCACAGGCAGCGTTGGCAATCTTGGGCCGGCAAACATTACAGTACTCATACACCCCTCAGCTCCGAGACTTAGACCCCCTGACGCGGGAGCACACAGACTCAGAGGAGGGGCCAGAGGAAGAGCCATCGACAACCCTGGTCGACTGGGACCCCCAAACTGGCAGGCTGTGTATTCCTTCGCTGTCCAGCTTCGACCAGGACTCAGAGGGCTGCGAGCCTTCTGAGGGGGATGGACTCGGGGAGGAGGGTCTTCTGTCTAGGCTCTGTGAGGAGCCGGCTCCAGACAAGCCACCAGGAGAAAATGAAACCTATCTCATGCAATTCATGGAGGAATGGGGGTTGTATGTGCAGATGGAAAACTGA
- the IL20RA gene encoding interleukin-20 receptor subunit alpha isoform X4, protein MKNVLQWNPPECLQGVKVTYTVQYFIYGQKKWLNKSECRNINRTYCDLSAETSDYEHQYYAKVKAIWGTNCSKWAESGRFYPFLETQIGPPEVALTTAEKSISVVLTPPEKWKRNPEDLPVSMQQIYSNLKYNVSVSNTKSNRMWSQCVTNHTLVLTWLEPNTLYCVHVESFVPGPPRRAQPSEKQCARTLKDQSSEFKAKIIFWYVLPISVTVFLFSVMGYSIYRYIHVGKEKHPANLILIYGNEFDKRFFVPAEKIVINFITLNISDDSKISHQDMSLLGKSSDVSSLNDPQPSGNLKPPQEEEEVKHLGYASHLMEIFCDSEEIAEGTSFTQQESLSRTVPPDKTVIEYEYDVRTTDICAGPEEQELRLQEEVSTQGTLLESQAALAILGRQTLQYSYTPQLRDLDPLTREHTDSEEGPEEEPSTTLVDWDPQTGRLCIPSLSSFDQDSEGCEPSEGDGLGEEGLLSRLCEEPAPDKPPGENETYLMQFMEEWGLYVQMEN, encoded by the exons ATATGGGCAAAAGAAATGGCTGAATAAATCAGAATGCAGAAATATCAATAGAACCTACTGTGATCTTTCTGCTGAAACTTCTGACTACGAACACCAGTATTATGCCAAAGTTAAGGCCATTTGGGGAACAAACTGTTCCAAATGGGCTGAAAGTGGACGGTTCTATCCTTTTTTAGAAA CACAAATTGGCCCACCAGAGGTGGCACTGACTACAGCTGAGAAGtccatttctgttgttctaaCACCTCCAGAGAAGTGGAAGAGAAATCCAGAAGACCTTCCTGTTTCCATGCAACAAATATACTCCAATCTGAAGTATAATGTGTCTGTATCGAATACTAAATCAAATAGAATG TGGTCCCAGTGTGTGACCAACCACACGCTGGTGCTCACCTGGCTGGAGCCAAACACTCTTTACTGTGTCCACGTTGAGTCCTTCGTCCCAGGGCCCCCTCGCCGtgctcagccttctgagaagcaGTGTGCCAGGACTTTGAAAg atcaATCATCAGAGTTCAAAGCTAAAATCATCTTCTGGTATGTTCTGCCCATATCCgttactgtgtttcttttttctgtgatgGGCTATTCCATCTACCGATATATCCACGTTGGCAAAGAGAAACACCCAGCAAATTTG ATTTTGATTTATGGAAATGAATTTGACAAAAGATTCTTTGTGCCTGCTGAAAAAATCGTGATTAACTTTATCACCCTCAACATCTCGGATGATTCTAAAATTTCTCATCAGGATATGAGTTTACTGGGAAAAAGCAGTGATGTATCCAGCCTTAATGATCCTCAGCCCAGCGGGAACCTGAAGCCCcctcaggaggaagaggaggtgaaACATTTAGGGTATGCTTCGCATTTGATGGAAATTTTTTGTGATTCTGAAGAAATCGCAGAAGGTACTTCCTTCACCCAGCAAGAGTCCCTCAGCAGAACAGTACCCCCGGATAAAACAGTCATTGAATATGAATATGATGTCAGAACCACTGACATTTGTGCAGGGCCTGAAGAGCAGGAGCTCAGGTTGCAGGAGGAGGTGTCCACACAAGGAACATTATTGGAGTCACAGGCAGCGTTGGCAATCTTGGGCCGGCAAACATTACAGTACTCATACACCCCTCAGCTCCGAGACTTAGACCCCCTGACGCGGGAGCACACAGACTCAGAGGAGGGGCCAGAGGAAGAGCCATCGACAACCCTGGTCGACTGGGACCCCCAAACTGGCAGGCTGTGTATTCCTTCGCTGTCCAGCTTCGACCAGGACTCAGAGGGCTGCGAGCCTTCTGAGGGGGATGGACTCGGGGAGGAGGGTCTTCTGTCTAGGCTCTGTGAGGAGCCGGCTCCAGACAAGCCACCAGGAGAAAATGAAACCTATCTCATGCAATTCATGGAGGAATGGGGGTTGTATGTGCAGATGGAAAACTGA